A genomic segment from Nematostella vectensis chromosome 6, jaNemVect1.1, whole genome shotgun sequence encodes:
- the LOC5506734 gene encoding junctophilin-1 encodes MGASTSKSPSPLEPQDDFTKIDNYTGSYKDGKRHGYGVYYFANGDIYDGQWRKGRKEGYGKYVFAKGESNIGWFYRDEYVGKEPNKKLRRKMKKRNMSIDEEGPDPIPRDSSLVHTETTNIQGADSDKEDDSIPKLKDPTGLDFRRAESVRRQKFYRAKYNIPDKNSPGNGCEARDSVRAKWGLSRSKPNSNASFKDKSKTYAKDPKLLTAEEEAEERRKSKRLRESIRAKYKLRS; translated from the exons ATGGGAGCTAGCACCTCCAAATCTCCTTCTCCACTCGAACCTCAAGACGACTTCACGAAGATTGACAACTATACTGGAAGTTATAAGGATGGCAAGAGGCACGGATATGGGGTGTATTATTTTGCAAATGGGGATATTTATGACGGCCAGTGGAGGAAGGGACGAAAGGAAGGCTATGGAAAATATGTATTCGCTAAGGGAGAAAG taATATTGGCTGGTTTTACAGGGATGAATATGTTGGCAAAGAGCCAAATAAAAAGCTTAGACGGAAaatgaaaaagagaaatatgtCTATTGATGAGGAGGGACCAGATCCGATACCTAGGGA CTCTTCTCTTGTCCACACGGAAACTACAAACATCCAAGGTGCTGACTCTGATAAAGAAGATGATTCCATTCCCAAATTGAAAGACCCTACTGGACTAGATTTTCGTAGAGCAGAGAGTGTAAGGCGGCAAAAGTTCTACAGAGCAAAATACAATATCCCAGATAAAAACTCACCTGGAAATGGATGTGAGGCAAGAGACTCAGTACGTGCAAAATGGGGCCTATCTCGTAGCAAACCAAACTCCAATGCTTCATTCAAGGACAAAAGCAAAACCTATGCTAAAGACCCGAAATTACTTACAGCAGAGGAAGAAGCGGAGGAACGtcgcaaaagcaaaaggtTACGCGAGTCAATTAGAGCAAAATACAAATTGCGTTCATAA